GGGAACTACTAATGTAAGCTTTTCCACACTCACTGCACACGTAAGGCCTGGCCCCAGTGTGAACTCTCTGGTGGAGAATGAGGCTGGAGTTGTGGCTAAAGcatttcccacattcactgcactcgTAAGGCTTCGCTCCAGTGTGAACTCTCTGGTGCACAATAAGGTTGGAGCTATGGCTGAAGAATTTTCCACATTCCCCACACTCGTAAGGCCTTTCTCCAGTGTGGATTTTCTGGTGCTGAACAAGTGTGTCTTTACGGCTGAAGGCCTTTCCACATTCGCTGCACTCATAGGGCCTTGCTCCAGTGTGAATTATCTGGTGCTGAACGAGTGTGTCTTTGCAGCCGAAAGCCTTCCCACATTTGCTGCACACATAAGACCGTGCCCCTGTGTGGACTCTCCGATGTTTAATGAGGCTGGAGTTATGGCTAAAGAACTTCCCACATTCGATGCACTCGTAAGGCCTTGCCCCTGTATGGATTCTCCAGTGCTCAATCAGGTGGGAGCTCTGGCTAAAgaatttcccacattcactgcactcgTAAGGCCTCTCTCCAGTGTGAAATCTCTGGTGCTGAACGAGGGTGTCTTTGCGGctgaaggcttttccacattcactgcactTATAAGGCCTTTCTCCAGTGTGGATTCTCTGGTGCTGAATAAGGTGGGAGCTTCTGCTGTAtgctttcccacattcactgcagtCATAAGATCTTTCCCCTGTGTGGACTCTCTGGTGCTGAACAAGCGTATCTTTGCGGCTAAAGACCTTCCCACAGTCACTGCACGTGTAATGTCTTTTTCCAGTGTGAAACTTCTGGTGCATTTTTAGGTGAGACAGATGAATGAAGGCCTTTCCACACTCCTTACACACATGTGATGTTTCTCCACTATGAGTGAGAGCTGATTTCTCCTTGGACAGATTTCCACATGGCAGGCACCTAAAGGCTCTCAATTGGGTCTGAGTTATCTGGTTGTCAAGGAAAGTGAAGGTGTTCAGGAGGGCTCTTCCATTGTCACTGCAGTTGAAAAGCATCAGCTCTGCTTGGTCTCCCGCGTGTGGCCCAAGATGGGAGCTGGCCGGAAAAGACTCCAGGAACTCAGTCCTTCCGTGTGGACTCATTCCACTGTGAATGTTCTGGTGCTGGAAGAGGCCAGAGCCATCTGGCAAGtccatcccttcctccctgcaAGTAAAGGGTCTCCCTAACACGTGGACAGCACACCTCTTCCCAAGTGAGGCCCCACCACCATCCCCTCTGAAAGGTTTCTTCCCACCGTATTGTGTGTGGTGCTGATAAAGGTTTTCACTGAATAAGGATCCTCTCCCACAGGGGTCCCATGTGTACAGTTTCTGTGCTGGGTACGATCCCTGGTGTTCAGCCAGGTGCAAAATGTCTTTCAAGAGTGGGTCACATATCTCACACGGGTGGGCTTTCTGGAAAAATGGGCAGGACTCAGGAGTCCTGAGCTCGGACACTCCTTCTACAAAAACGCTCTGCTTGGAAGGGGCCTCCTCATTGTCTGCTTCACACCAACAACCTGAAAGCAAAGAAATGCTAGTGAAGCACATGGTGACTTTGGTGGGAAGCAGCAATTCCATCACATAGGTATGTGTGACACACCAATGAAGGAGTCCCCTGGCTTCTGGCAGGGTGAGGGAGCTGGGATCGGGGACCTGGACCCCAGAAGATCACAGTACGGACAAACTCTAGTGATGGGTAAAGACACAATGGTGGTGTAGTGGAGACACAGAGTGGAGGCCAGGTC
This genomic interval from Vicugna pacos chromosome 9, VicPac4, whole genome shotgun sequence contains the following:
- the ZNF304 gene encoding zinc finger protein 304, which translates into the protein MAAAALMDRAQGYVAFEDVFLYFSREEWELLEEAQRLLYRDVMLENFALVASVGCWCEADNEEAPSKQSVFVEGVSELRTPESCPFFQKAHPCEICDPLLKDILHLAEHQGSYPAQKLYTWDPCGRGSLFSENLYQHHTQYGGKKPFRGDGGGASLGKRCAVHVLGRPFTCREEGMDLPDGSGLFQHQNIHSGMSPHGRTEFLESFPASSHLGPHAGDQAELMLFNCSDNGRALLNTFTFLDNQITQTQLRAFRCLPCGNLSKEKSALTHSGETSHVCKECGKAFIHLSHLKMHQKFHTGKRHYTCSDCGKVFSRKDTLVQHQRVHTGERSYDCSECGKAYSRSSHLIQHQRIHTGERPYKCSECGKAFSRKDTLVQHQRFHTGERPYECSECGKFFSQSSHLIEHWRIHTGARPYECIECGKFFSHNSSLIKHRRVHTGARSYVCSKCGKAFGCKDTLVQHQIIHTGARPYECSECGKAFSRKDTLVQHQKIHTGERPYECGECGKFFSHSSNLIVHQRVHTGAKPYECSECGKCFSHNSSLILHQRVHTGARPYVCSECGKAYISSSHLVQHKKVHTGARPYECSECGKFFSRNSSLILHQRVHTGEKPYVCSECGKAYSRTSHLVRHQKVHVGERPHECSSLGGPLAASLELV